The sequence CACAATAGCTTTCTACTTTGTGTAGATCTTCACATTACCGCAGGCCAGCTGCTTTGTATTATGTACATGTATCTGTATGTTTCCATTTATTGTGCAACAGTGAAATAAGGTTATGGTGGCAAGGGAGATTCCAACGAGAAAACCGCTTGATCAGACTGTAATTAATGGTTATTAGAATTACCTGTAAAGAGGAGTGATACATGATTAGTTAACCCTAATCCGAACACTAACCGTagctttaaccctaaccctgatgcTACTTCTATATAATAATGCTTTATACTGCAATAAATACTGTTAAATATGGTTAAATAATGTGGCCTTATTCTGAAGGGATACCCTTACTGTTGTAGGTTTGGAAACTGTGTCTCCAAAAGGTCTCATAATCTCTACTTCAAGTTACGGTTATTGCACACAATAAGTGTCCGCTTTTCAATTAATAATCTCAAAACAGGACAATCTGTACACATTTATCAGTTCAACATTCATGACACAACAAAGTTAAAGGTTCCCTTTTTCCAACCTCGTCATTACGAGGCATTTCGTAATCATCAGCCtcaaataggggccctttaacaaTGTAAAACATTCAAACGTTGACACACACATTTCTACTACGTCTTGGTCTTTTCACCCGAGCCGTCGTCCGACTTCTGCTTGCCCTCTTGGTCCATGGCCTCCATCTGGTCGAGGGGGTCCGGAGGGTCCACGACCCGGGTCTCTGGGAGCATGAaggtgagggcccccccccccagggccagggTGCTGAACACTATGATGGGTATGGTCCAGTGGTACACCGCAAGCAGGTTGAGCAGCGGGGACAGCAGCCCCGCCAGCCTCACCACCAAGGTGGAGAGTCCCGTGGCCGTGTGTCTGAAACCGGCGGAACAACACCATAAATCACATGCTCGAAAAGTTCTATTGTGGATGGGTTTAGTGACATTCTTTTTACTCCAAAATAACGCAACGTATGTACATGTGCACacaatgtttttaatgttttaatgttcaATGTTCGACTAGACATCGAAACATCGACTAGAATAATTatgattaataaaaaaaaaaatatatatatctatcaagGCCTACCTTATGGATGTGGGAAACAGCTCCTGGATGTAAATATGACATATGGACATCCCCCAGATCAAGAAAAACTGCCCTGTGATGACCAAGACGCCAACAAGGAGGGCTTGGTCTATAATGACATAACATAATAATCCATAACCAATCCAAAACATCATAAGGCCTGTTTATCTTTGATTGAACTGCACCGTCCCCGGCTCCAAACTGCACCTCTGGGAACCATGACGACTAAGAAGCTGAAGAATCCCCCGAGGAGAGCCGTGGCCATGAGGGAGACCTTCCTGCCCCGTATCTCCAGCAGCCAGATACAAAGGATGTGGGCCGGCATCTCGCTGAGGCCGAACATGAACTGGGTGAGGAAGATGTTCAGTCCCAGGTTGGAGATGTTGAAGACAACACACAGGTAGGCGAGGTTAATGGAGAACCTTGAGGAAGAACCATGAgcaagaggagagaaggggatcAATGATCAACACAAGAACAGTGAGCATTTCTCAGATTAAATTGTAATTTCCATTTTACATGGATTtcctgaaatatatatattttcattaatATTACTGATAAATGAATATTACTTATACACGTTATATACTTGATTATACCTTGATATATCAATgcataaaaaactaaaacatatatatgtatatacattatATGTACGATATATATCATATACATGTATGTTTTTACTTTGCAGGTATTTACAATATataaacaaagacaattatttatatattatattattaatggaATATTGCATAGtataatatgaatgaatgagtgtcaCATACCATATAAAGGTTATGATAACGAAATACTTTAGTATACAGGATTGGATTAAAAGGTCCATCACGCCTTTCTCCTCAATCGTTTTCTCAGAAATCTGGGAAACAAGATAGAAATGTGTATCAGCATCCGCAACCATGAAGTGATGAAGGTATCAGGGAAGTTATTTTGAAAGGAAAACAATCCAAATTGTAGCTGCAGTTATTTTACCTTATCCAGGAGAGATTCTGgaactgtttgtttgttgatggCTGCCGCTTTAAGAATCAGCTTTTTCACTTCCTCTGTCTTCCCCTGCTTCAACAACCATTGTGCTGATTCGGGAATAAACCTGTTGGTCCACACCGATGCAAGGGTCAGGAAATGATTGTCAGTATGGGGCTACGGAACTCTGCCTGAACACTATTGGCTGGTTTGAACTGTTAGTTAGTTAAGCCCAGCTGTAGATTTTCCTGTTCATGCTTTTCACCAACATTTTTGAAACACTTGCCGCCTACATTCAAACAATGACAAATCTATGAATGATCTCATCTTGCATGGTTATATATTAGGCCAATAAAGTTCTATGTAAACTTTTTCAGAAATCTTAATTTTGCCCATCCACACAGCGGCACAAGAAAGATCAGCCTTTTCAGATTCATCCACCTTTGGTATCGCATTTCTGAGAATATCTTCAGGAAGACCCCAAAACAGTGGTAAAAAAAAACCATCTGAATTAGAGTGGTCATGGGCTAGAAAGAGTAATGCCGAATGCTCCGCAACCAATGGTCTACGAGCAAGAGTTTCCGCCGTCCAATCACGACAAATCAGAACAAAGATTGGATCTACTCACCATATGTAGATGACCGCCAGGGCCATGGGGGTGGCGATGGCCAGCTGCGCCTGCCTCCAGTCCCGGATCAGGTACATGATGCCCGCCAGGGACATGCTTCCAAGAGAATTAAATAtttgacaaacacacaagccaAGAGACCGCTTGGCAGTGCCCATCCATTCGGTCACTGCGGGGAGGAAAAGGAACAGGGGCGCCTACTCTCAGGCAAAGGCAGTTGCTCTCGACATGACCAAACAGCATCCAAAGGTACTTATTAATGaactatattaaaaaaataagtttcatATATATTACCAAGCACAATGCTGTTGACTCGGTAGCCTCCCATCCCGACCCCAGACATGAACTGGGTGACGATGTAAAGGTAGTAGTTTGGACAGAATCCAGCTGCCACAATGAAGATCATCAAAAGCACTGTTGGTATTTGTATTGCACGCTTCCGGCCAATTCTAGAAAGAAGTGCATCACGATAAGTCATTCTCTCGTATAAAAGTTACTgcttaataattcattgaataaTACACTTACGACTCGGCAAAGTATCCAAATAAGAGGGAGCCAAGAAGATATCCAGACATTAATACTGTCTGTGCGATCTTCTCCTGGTTAGCTTGGTCACAAACAAGATCAAACTGTTAAAAGAAAGAGGAATTAGGATGTGTCACTATCTTGTGAGGGACCATTCCCAAAGTTACAATTCCTAATCCCTTCATTGGGCTTGACAGCACAACTTACATCAGTGACTATGGTGGCCTGGTACAGGGTCTGATCGTACACCCATCCGTCCCGGCAGGCAGTGGTGTGGTTGAGGCCGTATCGGCGGATGGAGTCCAGTGTCCAGTCCACCGGAGCGTACATCAGACAGCGGCTGAAGGAGCCATCCGGCTCGCGGGGAACGGTAAGGTGTAGCTGCTCCTCTTCTGTCAGGTTGGGACCGGCACCCAGGATCCAGTCTGTGTTACAGTGGCGCTCCGGGTCTGATTCCACAAAGAGCAAACTCCCGTAGTTTAAAGACAGGATCATATTCGGGAACGAAAGGGCGAGTAGAAGCAGCTTCTGAAATAATCCCAATTCTCCGACATGTCTGAGGATCTCTCC is a genomic window of Gadus morhua chromosome 8, gadMor3.0, whole genome shotgun sequence containing:
- the LOC115548531 gene encoding solute carrier family 22 member 13-like isoform X1 — its product is MIDFGEILRHVGELGLFQKLLLLALSFPNMILSLNYGSLLFVESDPERHCNTDWILGAGPNLTEEEQLHLTVPREPDGSFSRCLMYAPVDWTLDSIRRYGLNHTTACRDGWVYDQTLYQATIVTDFDLVCDQANQEKIAQTVLMSGYLLGSLLFGYFAESIGRKRAIQIPTVLLMIFIVAAGFCPNYYLYIVTQFMSGVGMGGYRVNSIVLVTEWMGTAKRSLGLCVCQIFNSLGSMSLAGIMYLIRDWRQAQLAIATPMALAVIYIWFIPESAQWLLKQGKTEEVKKLILKAAAINKQTVPESLLDKISEKTIEEKGVMDLLIQSCILKYFVIITFIWFSINLAYLCVVFNISNLGLNIFLTQFMFGLSEMPAHILCIWLLEIRGRKVSLMATALLGGFFSFLVVMVPRDQALLVGVLVITGQFFLIWGMSICHIYIQELFPTSIRHTATGLSTLVVRLAGLLSPLLNLLAVYHWTIPIIVFSTLALGGGALTFMLPETRVVDPPDPLDQMEAMDQEGKQKSDDGSGEKTKT
- the LOC115548531 gene encoding solute carrier family 22 member 13-like isoform X2 translates to MYAPVDWTLDSIRRYGLNHTTACRDGWVYDQTLYQATIVTDFDLVCDQANQEKIAQTVLMSGYLLGSLLFGYFAESIGRKRAIQIPTVLLMIFIVAAGFCPNYYLYIVTQFMSGVGMGGYRVNSIVLVTEWMGTAKRSLGLCVCQIFNSLGSMSLAGIMYLIRDWRQAQLAIATPMALAVIYIWFIPESAQWLLKQGKTEEVKKLILKAAAINKQTVPESLLDKISEKTIEEKGVMDLLIQSCILKYFVIITFIWFSINLAYLCVVFNISNLGLNIFLTQFMFGLSEMPAHILCIWLLEIRGRKVSLMATALLGGFFSFLVVMVPRDQALLVGVLVITGQFFLIWGMSICHIYIQELFPTSIRHTATGLSTLVVRLAGLLSPLLNLLAVYHWTIPIIVFSTLALGGGALTFMLPETRVVDPPDPLDQMEAMDQEGKQKSDDGSGEKTKT